A single window of Flavobacterium aestivum DNA harbors:
- the hemW gene encoding radical SAM family heme chaperone HemW, with protein sequence MSGIYIHIPFCKQACHYCDFHFSTSMKKKEEMVLAIAKEIRMRKSEFKDEIVETIYFGGGTPSVLQISELRFLIDEVYKNYKISENPEITIEANPDDLSKERIIELSETPINRLSIGIQSFFEDDLIMMNRAHNSAEAKKCLEEATKYFDNISLDLIYGIPGMSNEKWKQNIETALSFDIPHISSYALTVEPKTALNKLIQTGEIAKPNDESAQEHFTILVETLEANDFIHYELSNFGKANYFSKNNSAYWLGKKYIGIGPSAHSYNGVTRSWNISNNSLYLKSIQEDVLPNEIEILTVADRYNEYIMTGLRTIWGVSLDRIEAEFGSKYLDYLLKQAQKFLNDDLLFIENAILKPTPKGKFLTDGIASDLFYLNLE encoded by the coding sequence ATGAGCGGGATCTACATACACATACCATTCTGCAAGCAGGCTTGTCACTACTGTGATTTTCATTTTTCGACTTCAATGAAGAAGAAAGAAGAGATGGTTTTGGCTATAGCTAAAGAAATCAGAATGCGTAAAAGTGAGTTTAAAGATGAAATAGTAGAAACTATTTATTTCGGGGGAGGAACCCCATCTGTATTGCAGATTTCAGAACTAAGATTTTTGATTGACGAAGTATACAAAAATTACAAAATATCCGAAAACCCAGAAATAACAATTGAGGCGAATCCGGATGATTTATCGAAAGAAAGAATAATTGAATTGTCGGAAACTCCAATCAACAGACTAAGCATTGGAATTCAATCCTTCTTTGAAGATGATTTAATCATGATGAATCGTGCGCATAATTCAGCAGAAGCCAAAAAATGTTTGGAAGAAGCGACGAAATATTTTGATAATATTTCACTCGATTTGATTTATGGAATTCCGGGAATGAGTAACGAGAAATGGAAACAAAATATAGAAACAGCTTTGTCTTTTGATATACCACATATTTCGAGTTATGCTTTGACGGTAGAGCCAAAAACGGCTTTGAATAAACTCATTCAAACAGGAGAAATAGCTAAACCCAATGATGAATCGGCGCAAGAGCATTTTACGATTTTGGTGGAAACATTGGAGGCCAATGATTTTATCCATTATGAATTGTCAAACTTTGGGAAAGCCAATTATTTTTCAAAGAACAATTCAGCTTATTGGTTGGGGAAAAAATATATAGGAATTGGTCCTTCGGCGCATAGTTATAATGGTGTTACACGAAGTTGGAATATTTCGAATAATTCTCTCTATTTAAAATCTATTCAGGAAGATGTACTACCCAATGAAATTGAGATTCTTACCGTAGCAGATCGTTATAATGAATATATTATGACAGGTTTGCGAACGATTTGGGGAGTTTCTTTGGATAGAATCGAAGCTGAATTCGGAAGTAAATATTTAGATTATTTACTCAAGCAAGCTCAGAAATTCCTAAACGATGATTTACTTTTTATTGAAAATGCTATTTTGAAACCAACCCCAAAAGGAAAGTTTTTGACAGACGGAATTGCATCAGACTTATTTTACTTAAATTTGGAATAA
- the ruvC gene encoding crossover junction endodeoxyribonuclease RuvC: protein MTEERIILGIDPGTTIMGFGLIKIVNKKMQFLQLNELQLSKYDNHYQKLKIIFERTIELIETHHPDEIAIEAPFFGKNVQSMLKLGRAQGVAMAAGLSRGIPITEYEPKKIKMAITGNGNASKEQVAKMLQQLLGLKELPKNLDSTDGLAAAVCHFFNSGRVIGEKSYTGWDAFVKQNEDRVKK from the coding sequence TTGACAGAAGAACGTATTATATTAGGAATAGATCCGGGAACCACTATTATGGGTTTTGGATTGATAAAAATTGTCAATAAGAAAATGCAATTTCTGCAACTCAACGAATTGCAATTATCTAAATACGACAATCATTACCAAAAACTAAAAATCATTTTTGAAAGAACTATAGAACTAATTGAGACCCATCACCCAGACGAAATTGCGATTGAAGCACCTTTTTTTGGCAAGAACGTACAATCGATGTTGAAGCTTGGGAGAGCGCAAGGCGTGGCAATGGCAGCAGGGCTTTCCAGAGGTATTCCCATTACTGAGTATGAGCCTAAAAAAATAAAAATGGCCATTACCGGAAACGGAAATGCCAGCAAGGAGCAAGTGGCGAAAATGCTTCAACAATTATTAGGATTAAAAGAATTGCCTAAAAATCTAGACAGTACCGATGGACTAGCAGCTGCAGTTTGTCATTTTTTTAATTCAGGAAGAGTAATTGGCGAAAAAAGCTATACTGGTTGGGATGCTTTTGTGAAGCAAAATGAAGATAGAGTTAAGAAATGA
- a CDS encoding DUF1003 domain-containing protein, translated as MGNNKTWHEKHREGLGFGSRLADSVAKGMGSWRFIIIQTVFVGVWMGLNVVGYIYHWDAYPFILLNLLFSTQAAYAAPIIMMSQNRQSERDRVQAQSDYQTNVDAKLEIEALAVRLDKIETEKLDKIIKMLEEMENNSTK; from the coding sequence ATGGGCAATAACAAAACTTGGCACGAAAAACACAGAGAGGGATTAGGCTTTGGGAGTCGTTTAGCTGATTCTGTAGCCAAAGGCATGGGATCTTGGCGATTCATTATTATTCAAACTGTATTTGTAGGGGTATGGATGGGATTGAATGTTGTTGGTTATATATACCATTGGGATGCTTATCCTTTCATATTACTGAATCTTCTTTTCTCGACACAGGCTGCATATGCTGCACCGATTATTATGATGTCTCAAAACAGACAAAGCGAAAGAGACAGGGTTCAGGCACAATCTGATTATCAGACGAATGTTGATGCGAAGCTGGAAATTGAAGCTTTGGCAGTCCGGTTGGATAAAATCGAAACGGAAAAGTTAGATAAAATAATTAAGATGCTGGAAGAAATGGAAAATAATTCGACTAAGTAA
- a CDS encoding glycosyltransferase family 2 protein, translating to MIAIIFSAILLVYLITIGWLIFGFTKINSFEYLGLTPKTSFSIIVPFRNEAENLPVLLDSFSKLNYPTSLFEVILVDDASDLKFEINDFRFQISLIDNIRISNSPKKDAITTAMKIVKTDWVITTDADCAVPKNWLLSLDNFIQLNHVSMVAGAVTYDCQNSFLHHFQQLDLASLQGATIGSFGIKNGFMCNGANFAYTKSFFQKLNGFEGNNTIASGDDVFLLQKAISKYPEKVAYLKSKNTIVTTKPTNDWKSLFYQRARWASKTTSYQSSFGKKLGLIVFIGNFSFISCFVLTLFNLLPYFFIVLYFLIKFSIDRLLITQTNHFLTKRKIRYLLLSSLWYPFFSSAVALYSIFGKYEWKGRRF from the coding sequence ATGATTGCAATTATTTTTAGTGCGATTTTGCTCGTTTATCTGATTACTATTGGTTGGCTCATTTTTGGTTTTACCAAAATAAATTCTTTTGAATACCTTGGCTTAACGCCAAAAACAAGCTTTAGCATCATTGTTCCTTTTCGAAATGAAGCCGAAAATTTACCGGTTTTATTGGATAGCTTTTCGAAATTGAATTATCCGACAAGTTTATTTGAAGTGATTTTGGTTGATGACGCTTCTGATTTAAAATTTGAGATTAACGATTTTAGATTTCAAATTTCGTTAATTGACAATATTAGGATTTCAAATTCTCCCAAGAAAGATGCTATTACAACTGCCATGAAAATCGTAAAAACCGATTGGGTCATCACCACCGATGCCGATTGTGCGGTTCCTAAAAATTGGTTGTTAAGTTTAGATAATTTTATTCAGCTAAATCACGTTTCGATGGTTGCAGGTGCAGTTACCTACGATTGCCAGAACTCCTTTTTGCATCATTTCCAACAATTGGATTTGGCTAGTTTACAGGGCGCAACCATAGGCAGTTTTGGAATTAAAAATGGTTTTATGTGCAATGGTGCCAATTTTGCCTACACCAAATCATTTTTCCAAAAACTAAATGGCTTTGAGGGCAATAATACAATTGCCAGCGGCGATGATGTTTTTTTGTTACAAAAAGCCATATCCAAATACCCAGAAAAAGTCGCTTATTTAAAATCGAAGAATACTATTGTAACCACAAAACCTACGAATGATTGGAAATCGTTGTTTTACCAACGTGCTCGCTGGGCTTCTAAAACCACATCCTATCAAAGTAGTTTTGGAAAAAAGTTGGGACTGATTGTTTTTATAGGGAATTTTAGTTTTATTTCTTGTTTTGTTCTTACTCTTTTTAATTTACTACCTTATTTTTTTATTGTTTTATATTTCCTGATCAAATTTAGCATTGACAGACTATTAATAACACAAACCAATCATTTCTTGACTAAACGCAAAATTCGTTATTTGCTTTTAAGTAGTTTGTGGTATCCATTTTTCAGTTCCGCTGTTGCTTTGTATTCTATTTTTGGAAAATACGAATGGAAAGGGAGGAGATTTTAG
- a CDS encoding DUF456 domain-containing protein codes for MDILLLLLGFACVVVGVFGSFLPVLPGPSISWIGILLLYFTTAVSANYWILGISLLITIILTVLDYIIPAKGTKKFGGSSYGIWGTNIGLVVGIFTPIPLGFLIGPFVGALIGELIYDNKDHQRALKAATGSLLGFLASSFMKFVVCMMYLGLFLWIVWQNKAILF; via the coding sequence ATGGATATCCTGCTTTTGTTATTAGGCTTCGCTTGTGTTGTTGTTGGAGTTTTTGGTAGTTTCCTTCCTGTCCTTCCTGGGCCAAGCATTAGTTGGATTGGAATTCTATTATTATACTTTACTACAGCCGTTTCTGCTAATTATTGGATTCTCGGGATCTCCTTATTGATTACTATTATACTAACCGTTTTAGATTATATTATTCCCGCCAAAGGGACCAAAAAGTTTGGCGGGAGTTCGTATGGCATCTGGGGAACCAATATTGGTTTGGTCGTTGGTATTTTCACCCCTATTCCTTTGGGTTTTCTAATAGGACCGTTTGTTGGCGCTTTGATTGGTGAACTTATTTATGACAACAAAGATCATCAACGCGCTCTAAAAGCTGCCACAGGCTCACTATTGGGCTTCTTAGCATCCTCATTTATGAAGTTTGTGGTATGTATGATGTATCTGGGATTGTTTCTTTGGATTGTATGGCAAAATAAAGCCATACTGTTTTAA
- a CDS encoding DUF58 domain-containing protein: MKIESQIEKISSFQHLELLANQVVEGFISGMHKSPFHGFSAEFAEHKVYNTGESTKHIDWKLFAKTDRLYTKCFEEETNLRCHIIIDNSSSMHYPKLKNGQLFYESKIGFSVLASAVLMNLLKKQRDAVGLSVFSDSYEYYAPEKGSDRHHRMILNKLEELLDNSKEKKQTDTITYLHQIAEKIHRRSMIILFTDMFQSENEEALFSALQHLKHDKHKVVLFHVVDNETELKFDFDNAPRKFIDVETGDEVVVFADNVKEEYEKQVSDYFKKLALTCAQNKIKYIPVGVGESFEKILMTYLVEKQNFG, encoded by the coding sequence ATGAAGATTGAATCACAAATAGAAAAAATATCTAGTTTTCAGCATTTAGAATTGCTAGCCAATCAAGTGGTGGAAGGTTTTATTTCTGGAATGCATAAAAGTCCGTTTCATGGATTTTCGGCAGAATTTGCGGAACATAAAGTATATAATACAGGCGAGAGCACTAAACATATTGATTGGAAATTATTTGCCAAGACTGATCGTTTGTATACCAAATGCTTTGAGGAGGAGACAAACTTGAGATGTCATATTATTATTGATAACTCCTCATCGATGCATTATCCCAAATTGAAGAACGGTCAGTTGTTTTATGAAAGTAAAATAGGTTTTTCGGTATTGGCATCGGCAGTTTTAATGAATTTGTTGAAGAAGCAAAGAGATGCAGTTGGATTAAGTGTGTTTTCGGATAGTTATGAGTATTATGCGCCAGAGAAAGGAAGTGATCGTCATCATAGAATGATTTTGAACAAGCTGGAAGAGCTTTTGGATAATTCAAAAGAGAAAAAGCAGACGGATACAATTACTTATTTGCATCAGATTGCTGAGAAAATCCATCGTCGTTCGATGATTATTTTGTTTACGGATATGTTTCAGTCTGAAAATGAAGAAGCACTTTTCAGTGCATTACAGCATTTAAAACATGATAAGCATAAAGTAGTCTTGTTTCATGTGGTTGATAATGAAACGGAGCTTAAATTTGATTTTGACAATGCTCCAAGGAAGTTTATTGATGTAGAAACTGGAGATGAGGTAGTGGTTTTTGCCGATAATGTGAAAGAAGAATACGAAAAACAGGTGAGTGATTACTTCAAAAAGCTCGCTTTGACCTGTGCTCAAAACAAAATTAAGTACATTCCGGTTGGAGTAGGTGAAAGTTTTGAAAAAATTTTAATGACGTACTTGGTTGAAAAACAAAACTTTGGATAA
- the trxA gene encoding thioredoxin — protein MALAITDATFEEVVLKSTQPVMVDFWAAWCGPCRMVGPIIDELSNEYEGKVVVGKVDVDANQEFAAKYGVRNIPTVLVFHNGEVVGKQVGVAPKQTYADSLDALL, from the coding sequence ATGGCATTAGCAATAACAGATGCTACTTTTGAAGAAGTAGTTTTGAAATCAACGCAACCAGTAATGGTAGATTTTTGGGCAGCATGGTGTGGACCTTGTAGAATGGTTGGACCAATCATTGATGAACTAAGCAACGAGTACGAAGGAAAAGTTGTTGTAGGAAAAGTTGATGTAGATGCAAACCAAGAATTTGCTGCAAAATATGGAGTTAGAAACATTCCTACGGTATTGGTTTTCCATAACGGAGAAGTAGTAGGAAAACAAGTTGGAGTAGCTCCAAAACAAACATATGCAGATAGCTTAGACGCATTGTTGTAA
- a CDS encoding MDR family MFS transporter — MKTYINTYINNFRGFSKEIWILTLITFINRAGAMVMPFLAKYLHEYLSFSFEDVGWMMACIGLGSLAGTWLGGKLTDKVGFYTIMLLSLLLVGLGFISLMFLYEFTEICIGLFVISAIADMYKPAMYVAVGNFSTKENQTRSLTLIRLAVNLGLVSGPVFGGLIIASGNYEYLFWADGLTCVIAIVVFMLLIDERKITQFQTLKVEEAKVSFNVFKDSNYIVFLSASFVTAFLFFQLFTTVPVYNTTKFHLNEVEIGLILSLNGLIIFLLEMPCVSYLEKRKTEPSRVILFGSFFMLSGFFCLLVANWIPVLLLSIILITIGEILIFSFSNTFALSRAKIGFKGRYMGMYTMCFSLAQILSPKIGFAVIGKFSFMTNWVLMCVIGALGIVLYFSLNRKINTERSAAVVVKQNI, encoded by the coding sequence ATGAAAACTTACATAAATACCTATATAAATAACTTTAGAGGTTTTTCTAAAGAGATTTGGATACTAACACTTATTACCTTTATTAATCGAGCAGGAGCAATGGTAATGCCATTTTTGGCTAAATACTTGCACGAATATCTTTCATTTTCTTTTGAAGATGTGGGCTGGATGATGGCCTGTATAGGGCTTGGTTCGCTTGCTGGGACTTGGCTTGGGGGAAAACTTACAGATAAAGTTGGTTTTTATACCATCATGCTTTTGAGTTTATTACTCGTTGGACTTGGATTTATATCCTTGATGTTTCTTTATGAGTTTACAGAAATCTGCATTGGTTTATTTGTAATCAGCGCTATTGCAGATATGTATAAGCCCGCCATGTATGTGGCAGTGGGGAATTTTAGTACCAAAGAAAATCAAACAAGATCATTAACATTGATTCGTCTTGCGGTAAATCTAGGATTGGTTTCAGGGCCAGTTTTTGGAGGGCTTATTATTGCTAGTGGCAATTATGAATACCTTTTTTGGGCGGATGGACTAACATGTGTTATTGCAATTGTTGTTTTTATGTTGCTTATTGACGAACGTAAAATAACACAATTTCAAACACTGAAGGTAGAGGAAGCAAAGGTTAGTTTTAATGTTTTTAAAGATTCTAATTACATTGTTTTCTTGTCTGCCAGTTTTGTTACAGCCTTTTTGTTCTTTCAATTGTTTACTACTGTTCCAGTTTATAACACCACTAAATTTCACCTCAATGAAGTAGAAATTGGATTGATTTTATCTTTGAATGGATTGATTATTTTTTTGCTGGAAATGCCCTGTGTGAGCTATTTGGAAAAAAGAAAAACGGAGCCTTCCAGAGTAATACTTTTTGGTTCGTTTTTTATGCTGTCAGGTTTCTTTTGTTTACTGGTTGCTAATTGGATTCCTGTGCTGTTATTGAGTATTATCTTGATTACGATAGGAGAGATATTAATCTTTTCATTTTCAAATACCTTTGCCTTGTCACGAGCTAAAATTGGCTTTAAAGGACGATATATGGGAATGTATACAATGTGTTTTAGTTTAGCACAAATCCTGAGTCCTAAAATAGGATTTGCTGTAATTGGAAAATTTAGCTTTATGACCAACTGGGTACTTATGTGTGTGATTGGGGCTTTAGGTATTGTTTTGTATTTTTCATTAAACAGAAAAATTAATACTGAAAGAAGTGCTGCTGTTGTTGTTAAACAAAATATTTAA
- a CDS encoding outer membrane beta-barrel protein: MKKGLLLFGLLVSTMTMVGQTTTTTADSKPETWYFKLGGSYFVQTAATEFPVVSGALPNTDVYAANGTTLVSRETNHGSFGEGFRTGLNVGYRFSPRLGVEMGFNYFTGASKTMVETVNRLVAPGVFVSGKAEGKITAFDIAPAVVLFLGETKGFEPYSKVGVIVPVVGDLTIKTNRTYTTPAGVTNTYGKEVVLPNPTVGFMAALGTSYKLGKNISVFAELEYRNFTVHGKTKETKTYTENGVDKLNTPTGFRPDASYSASHVDYVEQINTTSNSKVTNAAGFDNTKATDDISSYVGISGLGLTFGLKYSL; encoded by the coding sequence ATGAAAAAAGGGTTATTATTATTCGGATTATTGGTTTCTACAATGACTATGGTAGGTCAAACTACAACAACTACTGCAGACAGTAAGCCGGAAACTTGGTATTTTAAATTAGGAGGTTCTTATTTTGTACAAACTGCAGCTACAGAATTTCCAGTAGTTTCTGGAGCATTGCCTAATACAGATGTATATGCTGCAAACGGAACTACTTTGGTTTCTAGAGAAACAAATCATGGTTCTTTTGGAGAAGGATTCCGTACAGGTTTAAATGTAGGATATCGTTTTTCACCACGTTTAGGAGTTGAGATGGGATTCAATTATTTCACAGGTGCTAGCAAAACTATGGTTGAGACTGTAAATAGATTAGTTGCACCAGGTGTTTTTGTTTCAGGAAAAGCTGAAGGGAAAATCACAGCTTTTGATATAGCTCCAGCTGTTGTTTTGTTTTTAGGTGAAACTAAAGGATTTGAGCCTTATTCTAAAGTTGGGGTTATTGTTCCAGTTGTAGGGGATTTAACAATCAAAACAAACAGAACTTACACAACTCCTGCAGGTGTAACAAATACGTATGGTAAAGAAGTGGTGTTGCCAAACCCAACAGTTGGTTTCATGGCAGCTTTAGGTACATCTTATAAATTAGGGAAAAACATTTCTGTTTTTGCTGAATTGGAATACCGTAATTTTACAGTTCACGGAAAAACTAAAGAAACTAAAACGTATACTGAAAATGGTGTAGATAAATTAAACACGCCAACTGGTTTCCGTCCTGATGCATCTTACTCTGCAAGTCACGTAGATTATGTTGAGCAAATTAATACTACTTCTAACAGTAAGGTAACAAATGCAGCTGGTTTTGATAATACTAAAGCTACTGATGATATTAGTTCTTATGTTGGAATTAGTGGATTAGGTTTGACTTTTGGATTGAAATATAGCCTATAA